The Candidatus Nanosynbacter featherlites DNA window GTCAAACGAGACGGGACGAAAGAGCCGTTTGATGCAAATAAAATCAACATAGCGTTGCTGAAGGCGGCAGAGGGGTTGCCTGATCAAGTATCCAAGGTCGTGCAGGTGGCTACTGAACTGCAGCTGACATTGTTTGACGGCATTACGACTGAGCAGCTCGACCAAGCGGTCATCCAGACAACCTTGCAGAATGTTAAAGACGATCCAGATTATGACAAGATCGCGGCACGGCTGTTGTTAAAAAATATTTATAAAAACACCCTAGATGATTATGAAACCGCTGATGAGCTAAAGAAATTGCACGCAAAGAAATTTCCTCAGTTCGTGAAGGATGCAGTAAAGGTTGGGCTACTGGACCAGCGGATGACTGACGGTAGGTTTGATTTGAAAAAGCTTGGTGAAGCGCTTGATCCTGCTAAAGACGACCTCAGTAAGTACCTCGGTGTCATCACTAACCGTAACCGCTACGCCCTGCGTAAACATGGTAGTGAGCCAATTGAACCACCACAATTTACTCACATGCGTATCGCTATGGGACTGAGCTACAATGAAAAAGATCCGACGGCTGCAGCAATCGATTTTTACAATCACATGAGTAGCCTGGAGTATGTGCCAGGTGGTTCAACCCGCGTCAATGCCGGTGGTTCATTCCCGCAGCTCAGTAACTGTTTCTTGCTGAACGTTGATGATGATATGGAATCAATCGCCAAGGCGGTGCGTGACACGATGTGGATCGCCAAGGGTACTGGTGGTATCGGTATCGGCTTTACTAAATTGCGGGCATCTGGCAGTCCAGTCAAGACAACCAATACGGTAAGTACTGGACCAATTCCATTTATCAAGATGATCGATACGGCGCTATTTGCCGTCTCCCGTAAGGGTAAAAAGATGGGTGCAGCGGCAGTATATATGGAAAACTGGCATATTGATTTTAGGGAGTTTATCGACCTGCGTTCTAACTCCGGTGACCCATACATGCGAACGCGTTTTGCTAACACTGCGGTGTTTATCTCTGACGAATTTATGAAGCGGGTACAAAAAGACCAAGATTGGTACTTGTTTGACCCAGCAGATACGCCAGATCTACCAGAACTGTACGGTGAAGGATTTTCCGCGCGCTACAAAGAGTACATTAAACTAGCCGAGGCTGGTAAAATGCGCGTCTTTGAAAAGACATCAGCTCGCCAGCAATTCAAACAGATTTTGACCAGTCTACAGGCTACCAGCCACCCATGGCTCACCTGGAAAGACACTATCAATGTGCGAGCATTGAACAATAACACGGGTACGATTCACCTGTCTAACCTCTGTACGGAAATTACCTTACCGCAGGACAAAGACAACATTGCTACCTGTAACCTGGTGAGTATCAACTTATCAGCCTTTTTGAACAAAGATAAGACGTGGGATTGGGATCGACTCAAAGAAGCATCGCGAGCAGCGGTACGCCAACTGGACAACTTGGTAGATATCACCCAGACGCCGATTCCGGAAGCTATGCACTCAAACAACCAAACGCGGGCAATTGGTTTGGGGATAATGGGCTTTACTGATGTGCTCGAAAAACTTGGTTACTGCTATGAGTCTAAGGAGTCGTATAGCTTGATTGATACACTGACCGAGTTCATCAGCTATCACGCCATCGACCAATCAGCAGACTTGGCACAGGAGCTGGGCAGCTATCCTACCTACAAGGGCAGCGGTTGGAGTAAGGGTATTTTGCCGATTGACACCCTGGAGACGCTGTCTACCGACCGCAAGGTAAAGGTGAAGATTGACCACAAATCGAGCCTTGATTGGGATTCACTGCGAGTGAAAGTGAAAAAGGGTATGCGCAATGCGACACTGATGGCTATCGCGCCGACGGCGAACATTGGCCACATTGCCGGTACCACGCCAGGCATCGATCCGCAGTTTGCACAAATTTTTAGCCGCTCAACGTTGAATGGTAAGTTTTTGGAGGTAAATAATAACCTGGTGCGCGACCTTAAGGCGCTCAATTTGTGGGATGACATCAAGGAAGAGGTATTTGCTAACCAAGGTGACATTCAACACATTGATGCTATTCCGCAGAAGCTAAAAGATGTCTATAAAACCAGTTTCCAATTAAGCCCATATGCGTTCATTGAAGTGGCGGCACGAGCACAAAAATGGGTCGATCAGGCGATTAGCCGCAATATGTACTTGGAAACGCGCGATATTGATGAATATGTGGAAATTTATTCTGAAGCGTGGCGTCGTGGTTTGAAAACGACCTACTATCTACACGTTAAACCACGTCACCAATCAGAACAAACCACGGTTTCGGTGGAAAAAATTGCTGAGCAAAAGATTAGAACAGGTGCAGGCAAGGCGCGTGGCTTTGGCTTTGCGAAAATTAATAAATAAAGGGGGTTATCATGTCAGACTATACACATCCAAAAGGTGGAATTTTAGGCTCGGGGCTGCGCGACGGACTGAGTTTACACCCAATTCGTTACCCATGGGCATACGATCTATACAACCAAGCGGTGGCTAACACTTGGTTTCCTAATGAAGTTCAGCTAGCACAAGACTTGATGGATTTTGAAAAACTTAGTGACGAAGAAAAGCACGCGCTCAAAACCGTCATTAGCTACCTCAATCCGAACGAGCTATTGATCAACAAGTCGTTAGCCTTTGGCATTTACCCATATGTTAATGCTGCTGAAGCGCAACTGTATCTGTCAAAGCAGATGTGGGAAGAGGCCAATCACTTTATGACCTTTGAATACATCATCGAGACCTTTCCGTTTGATCGCGAGGAGATTTACGCGGCGGGCTTTGGCAAAAAATCGCTGGCTGACAAGGCGAACTTCCAGAACAAGCACCTGGATGTCATGCTTGATCCAAATCTCGACATCTATACCTTGGAGGGTAAGAAAAACTTTGTTCGCTCACTGGTGGCGTATAACATCGTACTGGAAGGTATTTGGTTCTACTCGGGCTTTATGGTTGGTATGAGCTTCCGTCAGCGCAACTTGCTGCGTAATGTCGGTACGCTACTGGACTGGATCACCAAGGATGAGAATCTGCACTTGACCTTTGGTATCAACTTGCTACTCACCATTTTGGACGAAAACCCAGAACTGCAAACACAGGAATTTGCCGAGGAAATTCGCAACCTCATCCTGCAGGCGGTTGAGCTAGAAAAAGAGTACAACAAGGACATGTTGCCAAAGGGAATCCTTGGCTTGAACGCTGATTATGTCAATCAATACGTCATGCACATGACCGACCGCCGCTTGGTCGAGCTTGGCTTTGAGCCTGAATACAACG harbors:
- a CDS encoding ribonucleoside-diphosphate reductase subunit alpha, which gives rise to MSVIHVVKRDGTKEPFDANKINIALLKAAEGLPDQVSKVVQVATELQLTLFDGITTEQLDQAVIQTTLQNVKDDPDYDKIAARLLLKNIYKNTLDDYETADELKKLHAKKFPQFVKDAVKVGLLDQRMTDGRFDLKKLGEALDPAKDDLSKYLGVITNRNRYALRKHGSEPIEPPQFTHMRIAMGLSYNEKDPTAAAIDFYNHMSSLEYVPGGSTRVNAGGSFPQLSNCFLLNVDDDMESIAKAVRDTMWIAKGTGGIGIGFTKLRASGSPVKTTNTVSTGPIPFIKMIDTALFAVSRKGKKMGAAAVYMENWHIDFREFIDLRSNSGDPYMRTRFANTAVFISDEFMKRVQKDQDWYLFDPADTPDLPELYGEGFSARYKEYIKLAEAGKMRVFEKTSARQQFKQILTSLQATSHPWLTWKDTINVRALNNNTGTIHLSNLCTEITLPQDKDNIATCNLVSINLSAFLNKDKTWDWDRLKEASRAAVRQLDNLVDITQTPIPEAMHSNNQTRAIGLGIMGFTDVLEKLGYCYESKESYSLIDTLTEFISYHAIDQSADLAQELGSYPTYKGSGWSKGILPIDTLETLSTDRKVKVKIDHKSSLDWDSLRVKVKKGMRNATLMAIAPTANIGHIAGTTPGIDPQFAQIFSRSTLNGKFLEVNNNLVRDLKALNLWDDIKEEVFANQGDIQHIDAIPQKLKDVYKTSFQLSPYAFIEVAARAQKWVDQAISRNMYLETRDIDEYVEIYSEAWRRGLKTTYYLHVKPRHQSEQTTVSVEKIAEQKIRTGAGKARGFGFAKINK
- a CDS encoding ribonucleotide-diphosphate reductase subunit beta; the protein is MSDYTHPKGGILGSGLRDGLSLHPIRYPWAYDLYNQAVANTWFPNEVQLAQDLMDFEKLSDEEKHALKTVISYLNPNELLINKSLAFGIYPYVNAAEAQLYLSKQMWEEANHFMTFEYIIETFPFDREEIYAAGFGKKSLADKANFQNKHLDVMLDPNLDIYTLEGKKNFVRSLVAYNIVLEGIWFYSGFMVGMSFRQRNLLRNVGTLLDWITKDENLHLTFGINLLLTILDENPELQTQEFAEEIRNLILQAVELEKEYNKDMLPKGILGLNADYVNQYVMHMTDRRLVELGFEPEYNVANPAKWMATANDTLELVNFFESTNTSYEVNTTK